GGGGAGGGATTCTGCagggcactggatccagcccacagacTGGAGTGTGGACAGCCCTGTTCTAAAGCTACCAGCAGCCAGCCAGCTCTGCATTTACCACCAATCTATCTCCCCACACTACTGTTCTCACATGTTGGCATACATGCCATTGAGCAAATAGTCCAGCCTGGTGTAGTGCTTTTGCTGGAGAGATTCAAGTATCTTCCTACCCGTCTGCACTGAAACCAAGAGCAAGAACATCACCCCAAAAAGCAGCGCGGCGAGAAGAATGTTTTTGCTGCCAAAGGGAGGGGGATGCTTCTCGCCTGAAACTCCAACAGAGACAGAGCCTGCCAATTCCGGCTCCATCTCAGTGACAGGCAGATCAGGTAAAGACCCAGAAACAAAAATATTGGGTGCAGTTGAAGGCAACAGGTGGAGATTGTCGCTGCTGGTTCCAGAAGTAGTTGCTAGCCAGGGAGGAGCGGGACTTTTTCTTGGCTCCGTAGCCGCAAGCGTACTCCTGTGATAAGCTGCAGTAGATATGGTGGTTGCTGCCTTGCTAGGAGACGCAGACGGAGTCATCACAGCAACTGCACTACCTTGACTGCCAGAGGTAACAGGAGGCAGCTTAACTGTTGGCTGCAGCAGGGAGACAATGCGCTTGATGGTACTAGAGACATTTGGGGACAACAAACCGCTGACGTCATGCATCTGTGAAGAATCTGAGCTCTTTGACAGGTTTGCCCCTTCACCTTTTGCATGCTGGGAGTAGCCATGAGTCTTGAAGCTGGATTTTTCAGTATGGCTCGCATTTTCCTCCATCTTGGAGCCACTGGGCTTTAGCAAAGAACCCACCCAACTTGGAGGCTTTGTTGGAGTGCGAACTGGTGGAGGCACAGACTTCTCATTCACGGTGAAATGGTAGAGTTTGCTTGAGGTTGGGGCTGGCTTTAGGACATTTGCATCtaaaagcagaaggaaaatgcTTCAAGACACCTCAGTGAGCAAATCCTCTCACCTGTAGAAGTTATCATGAAAGGCCCTGGGATGATTTCAGAGTAATGAGCCTGAAATTCTTCAGGGGACCAGACTTGCATGCAGAGCCCATTCTCAGAAGCCTGCAAGGCAtagtcagagggggtgcaaagcactaagttttgcagggagcctcactgcaccatacaagcagctcttccccttcagagccattccaggccaccaTAGCAAAACACAGGTGTACACCTGGCTCCTAAGTGGAGGGGTAGGGGCTGCCAGCATGGCACAGTGAGGCttccagcaaaacttagtgctttgcaccccctctaacttgTGCAAGGACACAGCTGTACTACAAATAAGAACCAAATGGAATTGGCTGATCATTGCCGTTCTCCACCCAAGATTGGGGACTGAAGGCTCTGTCGGAGTCCTCGCAATTCTTTTAATTAATGACAAGAAAACGGATTAATGAAATGCTGTTGCCTATTAGGGACTAATAGTCCCTAAACAATTTCCAGTTCTCCACAAACAATGTCTTGCTTCATCTTTATACAGCATGTAACCTTATTTGGGACAGCTAAACTTCATAAACCATTCTCTTAAATATGGGATGCCTTTCTGCTTCCAATATTTGGCACAGAGCCGTCTTGCCACAAGACTCATGTTTCACAGCAATACGTCTCCATCTTTAAACAATTTCAATAACAAGTTTAGGGTTTTAATATAATTTGGAATTGTTTGGGTTTTTAATCACATTGGTAAAAGCCACTTGAGCTGTTTGGGGGGTTGGGGTTGGTGGGGGGGTTGGTGGGAAAACTGATATGTTTTGTATAAATATTGTCCCAGAAATTACGAACTCCCTGGTCAATCAactgatcatcatcatcaattaccTGTTATAATTCTGCCGGTCACCAGTCCAATACCTTGATTCACTGGGAAAGGTTCCTTACTGGGATAGTAAAACAAGTAGCAGTTTGGGTAATTTGAGTAATTGCCTTTCCTTCTAGCATTGAAGACGACCAAGTTGCACTTCTTGTCTGGAAAACATACACACCgtctaaaatgtattttaaagcaATGCCATTTGTATCTTGCTGTTTTAGGACAACACATATCTATCCAGACATGTAAAAGTCAATTTCCACTTTCTGCCAGGCTTAGTTTTCACCTAGGTGGTGAACTTGTGGCCAGATTGTACCAGCAGCAAAATAAAATTCAGATATTCAGTAAGACAAATGTCTGTTAGAACATCAAGATCCTAAAAAGTTACTGAAAGAtcattaatggcacaatcctatggtctctctaaactggcagagTGCATGCTCTGATGGCAcaagctgtcacaaaagcaccataaagcactttgcaacagcacaagagTTAGtggtgctggtggaaaggcctgcaccatcctgccaggccaatgcaggcccccccccaccagagcaggtaagctctgtgccgagcagtggaggggaagggggaaggtgggTGTATCGGGTCCTGGGAGGGGTGGAATCAGCAGAGCTGGCATGCACCctgtcctatcccccttcctgggcatgaTCCACCAAAACACATCCACCCTGTGcgagtgatttagctggtgcagtttCGAGTAGATCTGTTGCCGTgattggggctttccccggggcaagggaacaaatgtccccttaccttgaggacctccagactgcaaaattcccccacgggTTATAGCTTaagctgcactgaccctgctgCACTGGAGCAGGGGAATTTCAATAGAACTGGCTGTCCAAAGGAGAGAGGCAGATGTCCCTGGGTAGGGACTTCCACAGTGTAAGTGTGgctacagtgcaggcctccccacacatTCCTGATGGCAAAAGGACACCCAGAAGGGGGCTTTGAGCATCCTTGTCCTAAGCTGATCAGTAGCTACCAGCACTCAGAGGTAGGCCCCCAGAACTGAAGCCAGTGAAGCTGATATCAAAGGGGTGATACATGCTCCACAAGAACAGATTGGTCAAGAATTTTGCAACTGTGTTTCGTGCAGTTTTCGGGCACTCCCTCAGAGACTTCTATTGAGTCTTTTCCATGGAGACTCTGAAAGGAAGGAACTTCAGGTTAAACTCCAAGGCAGGGGCCACCCTAAGGATAGTCAGTGCTTGCGCCCCTCCTCCTCAGTGCGGGGCAAGTGACAGCAAATGACAGCTATTAGCAATAACAAGATGTCACCAGCTAGACATAGTTCCCTCTGTATACAAGTTACTAGGGCACAAACTGGGGAAGACCTTGTGAGTTTTCAGAGACATCTGGCTGCCCACTGTTGGAAACTTTGCTGGAAAAGCTACAAATTCTGCAAttcttcccccgccccagaactacagttcccagggttcCCTGGACAAAGTAATTCAAACAGTAAGATATGCCTATAAAGCACAGTTTACCTGCCACTTCCTTCCCAGAGCAGCAAACATTGACACAGGCTTCCCAAGATGTGGTATGGACTGGATCCGTACCCCGGATCCCTTTGGAAAGAGCGGCTCTTATATCAACTGTGATGTTTTCCATTTTCTCTGAGGAACAATCTTGACCTTGAGACAGCTCCAGCATAGCGCATAACACCACTGCTAATGTACAAGCCAAGTCCCATGCAAAGTGGGCAAGCATTTCTGTCCCCCAAGTGCAAGTTGCTCCTTAAGGTTCTTCTGTCACCTTCAGGGCCATTTACACTGAGGATCTGGTAATTTCAAGAATGCTGCATTACTTGTACTCACTctagtaaaaaaaagaaaagaaaggtgaTTAAATGCTAAGTTATAACTGCCACAGAAACTGTAAGAATTATTAATAATTtttattcagtggtgtagctagatgggggcAAGGctataagttttgcagggagcctcaccgcagcttgcaagcggcccctccccccttcagagccattccaggcaggaggagcaaaacagaggcacccCTTTTGCTCctcctgtctggaatggctccgaagggtaGGGGGAGAGGctacttgcacactgtggtgaggctccctacaaaacctagtgctttggggggaggggccagctagcagctgaacagatgTGCCTTTCTCCAACTCCTGAAAGGcattctgtttttccccaaaaactacggatccaaggagacccagggaTATTTGTCAGGAGGgacaaattcctccatgtgatggcacgattcctgaggagataagccccaccaggggggctttcccaggagatttcaccgtctggcagcaatggtgaggAATAcatgttgaatcaagctgaaggtcCCAGCAAGGAGAGACTTTGAAAgtcttaagtaagtgttattccgtttgtgtcTGC
This genomic interval from Tiliqua scincoides isolate rTilSci1 chromosome 6, rTilSci1.hap2, whole genome shotgun sequence contains the following:
- the MANSC1 gene encoding MANSC domain-containing protein 1, whose product is MLAHFAWDLACTLAVVLCAMLELSQGQDCSSEKMENITVDIRAALSKGIRGTDPVHTTSWEACVNVCCSGKEVADKKCNLVVFNARRKGNYSNYPNCYLFYYPSKEPFPVNQGIGLVTGRIITDANVLKPAPTSSKLYHFTVNEKSVPPPVRTPTKPPSWVGSLLKPSGSKMEENASHTEKSSFKTHGYSQHAKGEGANLSKSSDSSQMHDVSGLLSPNVSSTIKRIVSLLQPTVKLPPVTSGSQGSAVAVMTPSASPSKAATTISTAAYHRSTLAATEPRKSPAPPWLATTSGTSSDNLHLLPSTAPNIFVSGSLPDLPVTEMEPELAGSVSVGVSGEKHPPPFGSKNILLAALLFGVMFLLLVSVQTGRKILESLQQKHYTRLDYLLNGMYANM